Genomic DNA from Gimesia aquarii:
CGGTTGTCGTCATGCCCTCAATATGGTCCCCGACAGCACGATTAATGCTGTCTTTCATATCCTGCGAGATAGCAACGCCATCGAGAGAATTGGTTTCTACGATCACATCCGCCAAAATGCCACGCAGGCGGGTTCTCATATCAGTGCTGAAACCGTCCATCACGCTGTTGACGACAATCATCGTCGCCACGCCGAGAGTCATACTGATAATGCTGGCAAGCGCAATATAACGCGTTCGCAAGTATCGTAAGCAAAGCAATGTTTTGTACATACGGCCAATCCTTTGGCTGATTTTTCCTACCGGCAATCATCACTCATATTGCCAGCTACATCCCTGGTTTATTCTTTGACTGCTGGTTGACCTTCTGGCCTGAGTAGTGGGAAGTAAATCACGTCACGAATGCTGTGACTATTGGTCAACAACATCACAAGACGATCAATACCAATTCCCAAGCCTCCTGCCGGTGGCATACCAACCTTTAACGCTTTTACAAAATCCGTATCCATTTTCGCCATCGAATCTTCTTCCGATAGCCCTGATAATTGTGTACGAAATAATTCTTCCTGAAGCAGTGGATCATTCAATTCCGTGTAGGCATTTGCCAGTTCCATCCCCTGCACGAACAACTCAAATCGTTCTGCAATGTTAGGATCATCCTGCTTTCGTTTGGTCAACGGGCAGATAGACGCCGGATAATCAATCACGAAAACAGGACCCGACAAATGTGCTTCGCAGGTGGCTTCAAAGACTTCATTCAGAATCACATCTGGATGAACGTTATCTATATCAATACCATGCTGCTTAGCGACTTCTGCTACGGCAGCCGGGTCATGTGGATCGCAGCCTGCGTGCTCTCTGACCAGATCATAATACTTTTTGCGTTCCCAAGGTCCACTGAAGTCGATTGTCTGATCTTCACCCCAGGGAAGCTGCATCGTGTCACTAATGGCTTTGACGGCATCGGTGACAATCGCTTCTGTCAAATCCATCATGGTTTCATAATTGCCGTACGCCTGATAGATTTCGATCATCGTAAATTCAGGATTATGAGTTGCGTCAATTCCCTCATTTCGAAAGACGCGACCGATCTCATATACACGTTCGATGCCCCCGACCATCAACCTCTTCAGATGCAACTCTAATGCGATCCGCATATAGAGTTCCATTTCCAGCGTATTATGATGGGTAATAAAGGGCTTCGCTGCCGCACCACCGGCGACTGCATGTAAGACAGGTGTCTCGACTTCTGCAAATTTATGGTTTCGTAAGGTCTGCCGTACAGAATCAATAATCTGACTCCGTGTGAGCATCTTATCTAAAACACCTTCTGTATAGATCAGATCAAGTGAACGCTGTCTTAACAACAGTTCGACATCTTTTACACTATGGTGTTTTTCTGGAGGTTGCGCGAGAGATTTACATAATACTGTCAACTCTTTTACGAACACCGAAATTTCACCGGTTTCCGTACGTCTCAGACAACCATCAATTCCAATCAGGTCGCCCAGATCCAACGTACCCATTAACTCCCATTGCATTTCACTCAAATCGCCGCGGGAGAAGAGTAACTGAATTTTGCCCGTCCAGTCTTTGATATCATAAAAGCGAAGTTTACCCGCCTTTCGACGCAGCATGATTCGACCAGCGATGCGCACCTCTTCGCCATCGACACCCGATTCTTCAGGAGCCTGGGTGCGTGCTTCAGAAATGGGAATATGACCATCAAATCGCTGTCCCCAGGGATCGAATCCCAGGGATTGAATTTTCTCTAACTTTTTAATCCGCTCTGCTTCGAAACGGTTGGGCTTAACTTTGGACATTGAAATCGATTACGTCTTGTGAGCTATTACTTGAGGTTCACGACATACGAAAACACAAACGGTTCGGACTGTATGTCAAAAAGGAGAATTTAAACTACTGAGAGAGGGGGGATAATGGCGAAATCTGCCGATCAGGTCAATGGCAACCGGCTGAGAATATACATAGAGACACATTAATTGACTTAAAATCTTGAATTCTTACTCCAGCGCTGAAGATTATTCACCGTCACAATCCCATTGCAGCGGGTCTGTTTCGTTCTGACTGGCCCAGACTTTCAGTTTTGGAAACTGTATTTGTAACAATTCTGCCATCTTCTCCATCGCCGGTCGCTCTGTGGCATAATGACCAGGTAATATTAGCCCCATGCCTAACGACCTTGCTTCCAGGCACGCATGAAACCGCGCCTCACCCGTTAAGAGAACCTGACAGTCGTGACGGTGTGCGTCGTTCAAAAATTCTGCTGCCGCCCCACAGGCTATGCCCATACGCTTCACGCGGAGATCAGGGTCACCCACGAATTGAAGAGAAGAAATACGAAGTGCCTGCTTGATTAATTGATTCAGTTGCGCCAGTGTCAACTCAGCGGGCAATGAACCAAATCGACCTGCCCCGCTCTCCTCTTTCTCTGCTTGTTCTGCTGGAGAATTAACAGGCCTTAGAATTCCAATCTCTTCTAAACCCAGAAGTTTAGCCAACTGCCAGTTGATCCCACGTTCGGCACTATCATAAGAAGTGTGGGGACTATAGACTGAGATTTTTGCCTGGATCAAGTCCAGCAGAAGTTTACCTTCGACAGACATAGATGTTATCTGCTGTACAGGCCGAAAGAGAATCGGGTGATGGGTGATAATCAAATCCACTCCCTCTGAAATTGCTTCTTCTGCTACGTCTGGTGTCAACGTTAAGCAAGTCAGAACCTGATCGACATTCTGTGCAGGGTCCCCCGTCAATAACCCCACATTATCCCAGTTCTCGGCCAGATCGGGAGGTGCGAGACTCACCAGAAAATCCTTAATTTCATCGATGCTCGACATAGCTTTGCACTCCTGTTGCCTGGGGAAGAATACAATAAATGATCTCTTTGAAAATCAATCAAGTTCGTAGTTTAGATACATGAATATCAATTGATCAATGTATCATACCGCACTATACTTTCCGTAACCAAAGAATATGGGATTCATTTCTTAGAAATAATACAAGGTCAAGACCATGAGTCTAAAAGCACGTTTGATTGCTCTATTTGTCATCGCATTCGGTGCCTGTATCGCTGTGAACGGTCCGGATATTCTAGTCTATCTGGTAGCTCAAGCCGCTATTTCAGGAACGTTTATCACGATGTGCCTGAAAAAAGAACGTGAAATCACCGAGAAACAAAATCAAATGGATCCAGGTGCGGAATAGTCTGCTTCTCGCTAAACTTTGAAAAATGTTTATATCCCCCGCTTGGAGACTGCTCTCAGGCAAGACATTCCTGGTATGACTTCGTTAGAATATTGAGAACTGTTTTTTAGTTCCAACTATTCTCTATATACCTAGAAAAGCCACAAGAATGTCTTTTTTCAGTCCACCTTCCCTTTCTTCCCAAACAAATCGAAGTTCTTCAAAGACCGTAAGAAAAAACGGTTTTACATTAATTGAGTTACTGGTGGTCATTGCCATCATTGCTGTATTGGTTGCTTTGCTTTTACCGGCTGTTCAACAAGCTCGCGAAGCCGCTCGCATGGCACAATGCAAGAATAACCTCAGACAAATCGTTCTCGCCTGCCATATGTATGCCGACTCCAACGGAGGGTTTTGGCCACGGGCTGCCGGCGACCAACATGTCGGCTTCGGTGGAAAGAAACGCTGGCACGGCGAACGAGTTACAGCAGATCCCACCAGCAAATTCCAACCGCACCTCGGACCATTGGCTCCCTTCCTGGAACAAAACGCGGAAATAAAAAAGTGCCCTTCATTTGGTAACTTCGCCGCACATGGAACGGTTCCTAATGCCTTTGAAGGAGGTGCCGGTGGCTATGGTTATAATCAGGCGTATCTTGGAGGGACTGGCTGGAAAAATCCGTTTCCTCTTAGTAATCAAGTGGCAACCAACATGCGAGAAATCGGAAGTCTGGCTCGTACCGTGGCTTTTGCAGATGCTGCTTTAGCTCAGGGCCTTCCTGATCTGCATATTATCGAATACAGCTTTATCGAACCACCTTTTTTTATTGATAACTGGACGCCAACCTATCAGGAATCAACCTTTCGCCCTGATCCCTCAATTCATTTTCGTCATACGGGAACAGTTGCAAATATTGGTTGGGCGGACGGGAGAGTGACCACAGCGCCCATCTCAGGTACCGGAACCTCAGCGTATGGCGGAGATCCCAAGGCGTTTCAAATTGGCTGGTTCGGTCCGATGGATTCCAACATCCTGTTTACCAACAAAGACAAACTGGAATCAGACATGGGGGGCGTTAACTAATGAACGACTCTGTTCAAAATGGAATCGCTCAATTTTATCTCGTAGTTTGTTTTGCCATTTTGCAGGGATGTTCAGAAGAAAGGCCTTTCGTACCCCAGCCTTCTGCGGAATATGTCGTGATTGTGGATGAGCAGGGAGAACCGGCAAATATCTTACTCGATCAGTTCTTCAAACAGAAAGAACATGCAGACGGGGTGAAAATTGTGATGATTGATAAGAAGACCAATGCACAAACATTGGTATCGCCGGCTGAAGCACTTAAGCATAATCCGAATGCTGGTCCTTATTTAATATTTAAACATGATGATCCGGAACGTCCTTTTGATGATATTCCCCATTAGTTCTGGAAAACATGCAATCTGGAATCAAGCCATGCCGCATATTCTTTCATTTATCATTCTGTTTGTATTGAGTCTGTTCATTTCACAAGTTTCCGCGCAAACCGTTTCCACTATAGCGGGCACTGGAAAACTGGGATACGCCGGCGATGGTGGGGCTGCGGTAAATGCCCTAGTGGGTGAACCGTATGGTCTCACGCTTGGCCCCGATGGCGCCTTATATGTCTGTGAAATCAAAAGTCATGTGATTCGCCGCATCGACGAAAAAACGGGACAGATTTCGACGGTTGCCGGTTCTGGAAAAAAAGGTTATAGCGGTGACGGCGGCCCGGCGCTCGAAGCGAACCTGAACGAACCTTATGAAGTCCGCTTCGACCAGGCAGGCAATATGTATTTCGTTGAAATGGTGAATCATATAGTCCGCCGCGTCGATGCTAAAACTGGTAAGATCGAAACGGTTGCGGGTACCGGCAAAAAAGGTTTCTCTGGTGATGGTGGTCCTGCAACGAAAGCGACTTTCTCACGACCACATTCCATTGCCCTGGATAAGAATGACAATCTCTATATCTGTGACATAGGCAATCATCGCATTCGTCGAGTCAATTTAAAAACAGGTATTGTGAATACGTTTTCCGGAACAGGGCAACGCAAACCAACACCTGATGGAGTAACGGTAACAGGAACACCACTTAACGGGCCACGGGCTCTGGATTTCTTTGATGAAGGTTCCGGTAAAGGATCATTGTATCTTGCGTTGCGAGAAGGAAATATGGTGTATCGCATCGATTTGGATAATGAGACTTTACATCACGTCGCCGGGACTGGTAAAAAAGGATATACGGGGCATGGTGGACCGGCAAAAGCAGCAACTTTGTCAGGTCCCAAAGGAATTTCCGTTGCTCCCAACGGAGACATTTATCTGGCCGATACAGAAAGCCACACCATTCGTGTCATTCGAAAAAAGAATGGTTTGATTGAAACGGCTGTCGGTGATGGCAAAAAAGGAGATGGTCCTGACGGCAACCCGGCAAAGTGCCGCATGGCACGACCGCATGGCGTTTATGTAGGACCTCAGGGAAATGTCTATATTGGTGACAGTGAGACTTACCGCGTTCGCAAGTTAACAACAGGACAACATCAATGAAACGAACTCATCCATTTTATCGCTATTTGAGTTTTGCCGCTGTCGCAATTTTATTGTCAGGTACTTTCGAAGTTTCCGCTGGCGAAAAATGGCAGCGTCAACAGCTGGACGCCGCCTTCCGCTCGGAAGGTTCCGCCGCAGCCGACGTAAATAAAGACGGCAAAATGGATGTCATTGCTGGGGACGTCTGGTATGAAGCTCCAGACTGGAAAATGCACGAAGTTCGTAAACCGGGAAAATTCGTTGCCGGTAAAGGATACAGTGACAGCTTTTGCAACTTTGCCTACGACATCAATCAGGATGGCTGGACCGATTTCATTTATGTCAGCTTTCCTGGAAAAGAGTTCTACTGGTATGAAAATCCCAAAAATAAATCAGGGCATTGGAAAGAACACCTTATCTGGCACAGCATCTGTAATGAGACTCCCAAGTTTACAGACCTGACTGGTGACGGAAAACCGGAACTCGTTTTTGGGTCACAGCCTGAAAAGCAGATGGGATATATGGAGATCCCCCCTCCTGAACAGGCCACCAAAAAATGGACCTTCATTCCGATTAGTAAACCCGGCGATCCAATGAAAAACGGTACTTTCAAATATTACCATGGCCTGGGAGTCGCTGACTTCAACCAGGATGGCCGAAATGATGTGCTCATTCCTCATGGCTGGTGGGAGGCCCCCGAAACATTGGGTGAAGGTCTCTGGGAATTCCATCCATTCACACTCAGTGTGAACGGAGCTGAACCTCCTGAGAAAATGGCTGACTTGTATGTAGAAGATCTGGACCAGGATGGTGACAGCGATATTATCGGTAGCTCAGCACATGCATTTGGTATCTGGTGGTTCGAAAATGTGTCTGAACCAGGTAAGCCAAAGTTTAAGGCGCATTTGATTGATAAGAGTTATTCCCAAACTCATGCGATGCATTTCATTGATATGAATGGTGATGGGCAGCGAGATATGGTAACCGGCAAGCGTTTCTTTGCACACAACGGTAGAGACCCGGGCGGAAAAGACCCCGTCGTCATGTACTGGTATGAAATCAAAAAGGGCAAGAATGCGGCACCTCAGATCATTCCTCACAAAATCGAAGCAGGAAATGATACCGGTGTGGGCACTCAATTTTCGATGGCCGATATGAACGGAGATGGTCGCCCTGATATTGTGCTCTCGAACAAAAAAGGCGTGAACGTCCTGATACAGAAATAAGATCTGTTTTGTCAGCGTTCGTTTTGCTTTCGTTCATCCAATACTCGATGATAAATCTCTCTTAATCGACGAGTCATCGTTTGATGCCGGAACTGGTCGGTAAATCGTTCGCGCCCCGTTTGGCCAAAACGATGCCGTTTTTCAGGATCAGTCGCCAACTCAATTAACGCCTGCGATAATGGTTCTATCGACTCTGATGGTAATAGATAGCCGGTCTCGTTTGGAATTACAACTTCTCGCGCACCATCAATATCATAGGAAACCACTGGCTTACCTGCGATCAACCCTTGTGGCAGTACGCGAGCTAATCCTTCCCAGACACTGGTATGCACGACAATGTCCATCGCATGAATTAATTCTGGCACTCGTTCAGGAGGCACCAGACCAACAAAGATAACATAGTCCGACAGTCCCAACTCTGAGATGCGTTGTTCAAATTCGGCTTTTAAAATCCCATCTCCTACCAACAGAAAGCGAACCTGTGGTTGCACCGCGACGACCTCTTTGGCCGCTTCGATCAAATACTTATGCCCTTTCAAATGAAATAGCCGCGCCACTTTGCCAATGACAATATGTTGCGGTTCGATCCCTAATTCCTGGCGGACATCTGCAGGAGGACGAGATGGTGTCAGAAACGGTTCTACGTCCATCCCACTGTAAACAGTATCACAACGATCTTTAGTTGTAATACCAGCTGCCACATATTGGTCGGTCATTGCATCACACACACTGATGAGTCGGTCGCAACGGCGCGCGGCCCATTTTTCGGCTGCAATGTAAGCCCGATAATGAAAAGGAGATTGTCCAAAATGAAAGGCAGCACCGTGAATCGTATGTACGGCAGGAATCTTTAAATGACTGGCGGCAGCTCGTCCCAGAATACCTGCCTTAGAACTATGTGTATGTACTAATTCAGGCTGGAAATCGCGTAGTTCGCTGATCAGTTCCCGATAGGCGCGCCATTCTTTGAATGGTCTGATGCTACGCGTTAAGTGAGGTATGATTCGCAAATCAAAACCGCCTTGCTCGGCCCGTGGGATTAAAGTTCCTTCAGGCCCCGTAGTCGGTCCCGTCATCAACGCAACTTCATCTTGATAGTCCCGATACTGATCTTCAACCGTAAAGAGCGTATTTTGCTGCGCGCCACCAATAATCATCCGAGTGATAATGTGTACGACTCTCACGCAGACACCTGCCTTTGCTCATTATGGCAACGGCACTCAACAATCAATTTCTGTATTACTCTTATCATAATCGAAGATGGAACCAGATGAATTATTAACCCGCTGGTGGAGGCGGTGGTGGTGTAGCCGCTTGAAAGTAACCTGCCAGTTGTGGTACCTGACCGGCGGGGGTCCAACCCGACAAACTGGCAGACCAGACTTGTGTCGCTCCCGTAATCTGACCGCTGGCAACCCCCTGAGCGATTTGTTCAATCGGAAAAGGTCCCTGGGTCTGGCCATTAACTGCAATATGCCAGGCCGCTGGTGGAGGGGGTGGTGTCATCTGACCTGGTGCCCCCATTCCCGGAGCTTGTACCATGCGATTCGCCATGGCAAAGCCCATCCCCAGTCCCATACCTTCAGCAGCTCCTCCACCTGAAGGATTCTCAGCAGCAGACAGCATCGCCTGCCCCATCTGATATTGTTGGAACTGATTCATATCGCCAATCACGCCCATACTGGTCCTCGTATCAAGAGCTTTTTCTACGCTTTCTGGTAACGAGATATTGACGATCAGCAATTGTGGGGTTTCCAGACCATATTCATCGTCAATCCGTTCGTTAACCATTTTTTGCAGCTCGGTCGAAATTTCTGTGTATTTGGAGGCGAGATCCAAAGCGGCGTATTTCGATTCGCCAATTAAATCTGCGAAGGAGCTGATAATGATCGACCTTAACAACTCAGTAATCTCGTCGGAGTGAAATTCGGAATCAGTCCCCACCAGTTCTTGAACGAGAATACGGGGATCATTGGCTTTGAGCGAATAATTACCAAACGCCCTCAGTCTAATGGGGCCGAATTCGGGATCGCGGAGCATAATCGGGTTGGGAGTACCCCACTTGAGGTCAGTAATTTGTGTGGTGTTGACAAAATAAACCTCTGAGCGGAACGGGCTATTAAAACCATGTTTCCATCCCTGCAGTGTTCCCAAGATCGGCAAATTGTCTGTCGTAAGTTGATAGTTCCCAGGCTCGAACACATCAGCTACCTGACCGCGATGTACGAAGAGTGCCATCTGGCCGGGGCGTACAATTAATTGTGCCCCATTTTTGATTTCATTTTGATATCGGGGAAATCGCCAAGCAATGACATGCTTTGAATCATCGAGCCACTCGATAATATCTATCAGTTCCGCCCGTAATTTATCCATCCAGAATCCCATAGTGACTTCCCTTAAATTAATACTGTTCTTTGGCTGCTTCTTGACTATTGAACATATTCAACCAGAACGGCTCGATCACGAAATGCTGTCATTTGAGGTACCATTTGTTTGATTGTACCGCTCTTTAAAGTTCACCTGCAATCAAAGAAAACGCGTACCTGAAGATAAATCGCAAATCAAGTTGATTTGCAGCTTTAAAGCCCGATCTGAGTATCTCGTCCGTTTCCTGGTATCAAAGATGCGATGTACTCTCTGGGAACGTACCCAAGCCGTTCAAGGATTAAAATATTTAGCAGAACCAATATCGTGTCACATCAATCCTTCTTTTTAAGCTCTCCGGAAATGTCTAAACGTATACATAATTTGGTCCATAAATTGATGTTGACCTGTTTTCTTGAAAGTTTTACATTCCTGCCGCGCTCTAATGGTAGAGCTTGAGACAAGGAAGTTTCGTAAATCTTCTGACGACTAAGTTTCAATGTGATTTGAGTTCCGGGACTAACTGATCTCAGTTCAATTCTGGAGTATTTTCTCAACGATCCAAGACCCAAAGGACCGTTGAACCCTGCAAAACAGTTGGTGGGACAGAAAATCAACAATCACATGATCCGCCCGCGTCGGATACAAAAATGGAGATTTTAGTAATGGGCGAACCAACCCCAATCCCGCATGCGACCAAATCAAAGACAAACCCGAAACGTAAAATTCTCTTTTTCGCAGCCGGTACAGGACTGGTTCTTTTTGCAGGCGTGCTCTTGTTTCAGACATTCAACGCCAAAGACGGTTCTGCAGGCGAAGACAAACAAGCAGGTAAAGTGCGAATTTCCGGAGCACAACCTGCTGTTCGCAGTCAACCTGTCGCTAAGGTCGGCAATGTAATCATCAGTGAAGATGAACTGGCACGCGAATGTCTGGCGCTGTTCGGCCCTGATGTTCTGGAAAACGTTGTTAACCGGGCGATCATCCAACAAGCCTGCCAGAAAGCAGGTGTTGTTGTCGAACAAGCTGAAGTTCATGCTGAAGTCAACCGGATAGCCAAGCGTTTCAACCTGGATACCAAGACCTGGTATGATATGTTGCAGGCTGAACGCAAAATGAATCCGAATCAATATCGCCGCAATGTAATCTGGCCTATGCTGGCATTGAGAAAACTGGCAGGTCAACAAACAAAATTGACTCAGGAACAAGTCCAAAAAGCATTCGCTCGAGATTATGGTCCTCGAGTTAAAGCTCGCATGATCATGCTGGATAACCTTGGCCGCGCACAGAAAGTCTGGGACAAACTGAAAAGTGATCCAACCGACTTTGAACGCACTGCCCGCGATAACTCAATTGAACCTAATAGCCGTGCTTTAGGTGGAGCTATCCAACCGATTCCACAATATTCCGACAATGAAAGACTCTGGCAAGCGGCCTTCAAATTGAAAAAGGGAGAAATTTCCGGGATCATTCAAATCGGTTTGAGTCGTTATGCCATTTTGAAATGTGAAGGTCGTACAGAACCCGTTGTCACCAGTATTGATGAAGTGAAAGAGCAACTACTGGACCAGCTCACAGAAGAACAAACTCAGGAAGCTGTTGCCCGAGTGTTTGATAAACTCAAGCGGGAAACTCGCGTCGACAATTACATTACAAATACCTCAACAGGTGGAGTCTCCAAAACTTCGGGAACCAACTTTTCAAAAGGTCAGGTGAATCGAGCGATTCCCAACCCGACACAAGGTTTTAACCGACCTCCTAAATAACCATTTCTCAAAAAATCATGAGAACCAGATCACCAAAACGTGTGTCAGTCCCAGTTTACTGACACACGTTTTTTTACGTCTTGAGAATCTGAGCGAAATTACCCTCGTTCCGCAGGCGCATTTTTAAGGGCAATCGCGTAAAATAGTGAAAGTCAGGTCAGATTCTTCTATCTAAGACAAACAGTGAAGATTCCTGACAGATAGTCGACAAACATTCCTAAGTAAAGAGACAGAGTATTCATTATGCGTGGCGAATCGGAAGTCCCTTTTTCAGACGATGGTTTTAAAATCCCCGTTGCTGAGAGAGTAAAACGTCTCCCCCCTTATCTGTTCGGAAAAATCAATAAACTGAAATACGAAAAGCGTGTCGCGGGGATCGATGTGATTGATCTGGGGATGGGGAACCCCACAGACCCACCCGACCCCCTGATTGTAGAAAAAATGACAGAGGCCGTTTCCGACCCACGGAATCACCGTTATTCCGTTGCTAATGGTATAGCCAACCTCAGAAAAGAAGTCACAGCGCGATACTGGAAGCGATACGGAGTGCGTCTGGATCCCGATTCAGAAGTTGTGACTTGCATCGGATCGAAGGAAGGTTTCAGTCACTTATGTCTGGCTCTGATGGGACCAGGAGATACAGCCATTGTTCCCTCTCCCTCTTTTCCCGTTCACGTTTATGCCGTGATGCTGGCCGCGGGAAATGTGATTGAACTTGATTGTCGTGAACCTGATCAGTTTCTTTCTAACATCGCTTACACTTGCGAACACCTTTATCCCAAACCACGTGTGGTAGTGGTCAACTTTCCGCATAATCCCAGTGCGACGGTCA
This window encodes:
- the lysS gene encoding lysine--tRNA ligase; protein product: MSKVKPNRFEAERIKKLEKIQSLGFDPWGQRFDGHIPISEARTQAPEESGVDGEEVRIAGRIMLRRKAGKLRFYDIKDWTGKIQLLFSRGDLSEMQWELMGTLDLGDLIGIDGCLRRTETGEISVFVKELTVLCKSLAQPPEKHHSVKDVELLLRQRSLDLIYTEGVLDKMLTRSQIIDSVRQTLRNHKFAEVETPVLHAVAGGAAAKPFITHHNTLEMELYMRIALELHLKRLMVGGIERVYEIGRVFRNEGIDATHNPEFTMIEIYQAYGNYETMMDLTEAIVTDAVKAISDTMQLPWGEDQTIDFSGPWERKKYYDLVREHAGCDPHDPAAVAEVAKQHGIDIDNVHPDVILNEVFEATCEAHLSGPVFVIDYPASICPLTKRKQDDPNIAERFELFVQGMELANAYTELNDPLLQEELFRTQLSGLSEEDSMAKMDTDFVKALKVGMPPAGGLGIGIDRLVMLLTNSHSIRDVIYFPLLRPEGQPAVKE
- a CDS encoding Nif3-like dinuclear metal center hexameric protein, encoding MSSIDEIKDFLVSLAPPDLAENWDNVGLLTGDPAQNVDQVLTCLTLTPDVAEEAISEGVDLIITHHPILFRPVQQITSMSVEGKLLLDLIQAKISVYSPHTSYDSAERGINWQLAKLLGLEEIGILRPVNSPAEQAEKEESGAGRFGSLPAELTLAQLNQLIKQALRISSLQFVGDPDLRVKRMGIACGAAAEFLNDAHRHDCQVLLTGEARFHACLEARSLGMGLILPGHYATERPAMEKMAELLQIQFPKLKVWASQNETDPLQWDCDGE
- a CDS encoding DUF1559 family PulG-like putative transporter, whose amino-acid sequence is MSFFSPPSLSSQTNRSSSKTVRKNGFTLIELLVVIAIIAVLVALLLPAVQQAREAARMAQCKNNLRQIVLACHMYADSNGGFWPRAAGDQHVGFGGKKRWHGERVTADPTSKFQPHLGPLAPFLEQNAEIKKCPSFGNFAAHGTVPNAFEGGAGGYGYNQAYLGGTGWKNPFPLSNQVATNMREIGSLARTVAFADAALAQGLPDLHIIEYSFIEPPFFIDNWTPTYQESTFRPDPSIHFRHTGTVANIGWADGRVTTAPISGTGTSAYGGDPKAFQIGWFGPMDSNILFTNKDKLESDMGGVN
- a CDS encoding NHL domain-containing protein codes for the protein MIFPISSGKHAIWNQAMPHILSFIILFVLSLFISQVSAQTVSTIAGTGKLGYAGDGGAAVNALVGEPYGLTLGPDGALYVCEIKSHVIRRIDEKTGQISTVAGSGKKGYSGDGGPALEANLNEPYEVRFDQAGNMYFVEMVNHIVRRVDAKTGKIETVAGTGKKGFSGDGGPATKATFSRPHSIALDKNDNLYICDIGNHRIRRVNLKTGIVNTFSGTGQRKPTPDGVTVTGTPLNGPRALDFFDEGSGKGSLYLALREGNMVYRIDLDNETLHHVAGTGKKGYTGHGGPAKAATLSGPKGISVAPNGDIYLADTESHTIRVIRKKNGLIETAVGDGKKGDGPDGNPAKCRMARPHGVYVGPQGNVYIGDSETYRVRKLTTGQHQ
- a CDS encoding FG-GAP repeat domain-containing protein, which gives rise to MKRTHPFYRYLSFAAVAILLSGTFEVSAGEKWQRQQLDAAFRSEGSAAADVNKDGKMDVIAGDVWYEAPDWKMHEVRKPGKFVAGKGYSDSFCNFAYDINQDGWTDFIYVSFPGKEFYWYENPKNKSGHWKEHLIWHSICNETPKFTDLTGDGKPELVFGSQPEKQMGYMEIPPPEQATKKWTFIPISKPGDPMKNGTFKYYHGLGVADFNQDGRNDVLIPHGWWEAPETLGEGLWEFHPFTLSVNGAEPPEKMADLYVEDLDQDGDSDIIGSSAHAFGIWWFENVSEPGKPKFKAHLIDKSYSQTHAMHFIDMNGDGQRDMVTGKRFFAHNGRDPGGKDPVVMYWYEIKKGKNAAPQIIPHKIEAGNDTGVGTQFSMADMNGDGRPDIVLSNKKGVNVLIQK
- a CDS encoding glycosyltransferase family 4 protein; translation: MRVVHIITRMIIGGAQQNTLFTVEDQYRDYQDEVALMTGPTTGPEGTLIPRAEQGGFDLRIIPHLTRSIRPFKEWRAYRELISELRDFQPELVHTHSSKAGILGRAAASHLKIPAVHTIHGAAFHFGQSPFHYRAYIAAEKWAARRCDRLISVCDAMTDQYVAAGITTKDRCDTVYSGMDVEPFLTPSRPPADVRQELGIEPQHIVIGKVARLFHLKGHKYLIEAAKEVVAVQPQVRFLLVGDGILKAEFEQRISELGLSDYVIFVGLVPPERVPELIHAMDIVVHTSVWEGLARVLPQGLIAGKPVVSYDIDGAREVVIPNETGYLLPSESIEPLSQALIELATDPEKRHRFGQTGRERFTDQFRHQTMTRRLREIYHRVLDERKQNER
- a CDS encoding SPFH domain-containing protein gives rise to the protein MGFWMDKLRAELIDIIEWLDDSKHVIAWRFPRYQNEIKNGAQLIVRPGQMALFVHRGQVADVFEPGNYQLTTDNLPILGTLQGWKHGFNSPFRSEVYFVNTTQITDLKWGTPNPIMLRDPEFGPIRLRAFGNYSLKANDPRILVQELVGTDSEFHSDEITELLRSIIISSFADLIGESKYAALDLASKYTEISTELQKMVNERIDDEYGLETPQLLIVNISLPESVEKALDTRTSMGVIGDMNQFQQYQMGQAMLSAAENPSGGGAAEGMGLGMGFAMANRMVQAPGMGAPGQMTPPPPPAAWHIAVNGQTQGPFPIEQIAQGVASGQITGATQVWSASLSGWTPAGQVPQLAGYFQAATPPPPPPAG
- a CDS encoding peptidylprolyl isomerase, which translates into the protein MGEPTPIPHATKSKTNPKRKILFFAAGTGLVLFAGVLLFQTFNAKDGSAGEDKQAGKVRISGAQPAVRSQPVAKVGNVIISEDELARECLALFGPDVLENVVNRAIIQQACQKAGVVVEQAEVHAEVNRIAKRFNLDTKTWYDMLQAERKMNPNQYRRNVIWPMLALRKLAGQQTKLTQEQVQKAFARDYGPRVKARMIMLDNLGRAQKVWDKLKSDPTDFERTARDNSIEPNSRALGGAIQPIPQYSDNERLWQAAFKLKKGEISGIIQIGLSRYAILKCEGRTEPVVTSIDEVKEQLLDQLTEEQTQEAVARVFDKLKRETRVDNYITNTSTGGVSKTSGTNFSKGQVNRAIPNPTQGFNRPPK